Genomic DNA from Nicotiana tabacum cultivar K326 chromosome 21, ASM71507v2, whole genome shotgun sequence:
AATTACTGTTTAAGAACTAAGCATTTGAACTAATAAAACTTTGAATTACTGTTTAAGAACTAAGCATTTGAACTAATAAAGTTTGTAGATGATGAAGGATTTCAAAAATCTCAACTAAAcgaagaaaaattacaaaaagggAAGTCCAAATTAGGTTGCACTCCATGTGTTAATCCTCAGGGACTTTAATTTAACAATACTTCAGTGGCACTGAAACGCATTTCTGGAAAAGTTTTGGAGAAtcgtttttaaaataattttaaacaactaaaaatgtgttcaaaaaattactttcttttgcttctcaatttttttttctttgagaaTTAACCGGCCAAGCAAAATTTCAAAAcgcaaaaaaaatttaaaagaagttTGCATGCCAAACACAAACTTCAATAGGGGAAAAATCACCTAACATTCATGGATACAGACGAACACTAATCCAGCAAGAGATAATGAAGATAGATATCGAATTCCAGACACATTCTGTATTCATGTTTCTACCATTTTGAGATAACAGAACAACATAAAAGAaaattcctatttttctttttcactggTGCCTATTACTTCTTTTATCAGCAGTTCAGAACAGAGCTCAGAATAATCTTTTTCTAAATGACAACCCAAATAATTGCAATGAAGTGATAGAGATGATGATTTGAAGATCTGAAAGCTTGTTTAAGGCATATTACTTGATTAGCCCGGATTCTCCCACTATACATTAATTCAGGGCGTCACGTAAAAGTAGTAAAAATGCTTCATACCtgttcattgttttttttttttttttgagaaggacATATCTATTCATTGTTTTAATCAGAGAATGCTTCAGGTCTATATATTATGAGAAGAAGCAGGTAATTTGATGGAAATTGTAAACAAACGTGAAATAagttaagaaagaaaacaatcAGCTTCACAATCTTATCCCCATAGGAAATGGAAGGAGAGCAAAGGATTTGTATTTAGTCCATTATCACAGTTATAACATTTCCTACGTCCTGATTTTCACTGTCCTCATAACTCTCCTATCCCCTAATAGAATTTGGATACAGAGGCAAACATGCAACAGAGGAACAAATTTCTCAAGTAGAGCTGGAAAAGGACTAAACAGTTGATACTTGTTAAATATAGTGCTGTCCAGGCCAAATCTTGGGCGCGCACCTTAACTAAATCCATTGGACAGTCTGCTACAACCCAGTGCGGGTAATCTTGTCCGCCTGGCTAGAGCAGATGGACTCACAATGAATATCATAATGAGAGTCAAACCCGAGATCCACGTAGTTATTTCTAAATATTGACCACTCAGCCTTCCAGAACTTGAAAGTAGTTGATCTAGCTGGTGCCTCTGTATTGTGTATGTGCTGCTCCAATGTTTAGATGGTAAGTGCTTATGTGGATGCCAGTATACTACGAAAGTTGGTTGGAATTGGTCATGCCACTTACTGGTGATTTGTGATAGCAGCAACAATCAAGGTATCAATGTTGGATTCTTATTTTCTAACATATGGTGTGCATGATGACAAATGGTGAGGATGGAGGAAAATGTTTTGTCAAATGATGAGGGAGGAAGAGATTTTTGCGAGTCATGTGCCAACAAGACTCATCAAAAATGGTCGATATggtcagtgaggattcatatagccgacttCAACTTGTTTGAAATTGAGGCACAATTATAGTTGTAGTCTTGCGCCAACAAAGGGAATGGGGTCCATTCTCTTTCTCTCAAATTTGTGCAAAATAATCATGTTTACACGCCTATCAAGACTTTTAGTAAAATTTAGAAGTGGTGGGATTATGACCACCACCATCACGGATTGCACCAACATAGACACACCCGATATCTGCATAAGGATAAATATATGTAGGATGATAATAAATTTTTCGATGAGAAAGTGTAGCAGCGCTCtattttggaagtttagaaggtAACTGGAGCTGAACGAGTTACAAAAGGGTCAACTAGATATGATCACGAAAATATGAGTGAGAAGGAAACAAAGTAAGATAGCATGTGGATCGGTAAAGGTACAATACCTTTCTTTTTTATTCCTTTCCTTTCCATCCTATTCCTTCAAAATGATTAATTTCAGAAAAAGTGATACTATCGAGATGTATACTGTTCTTATGCACTTCAATCCTACATTGTCATTGACATGCAAGAAGAAGAATATTACTACCTCCTCACTTTGATTGACTTTCACCTTTGGGCTGTCCTGAATTACCTCTTTCTCTATGTGGCAAAATCTATCTTGAAAGCCAAATTAACGTAGATGACACTGTATCTGTTACTTAGAATCTATATGCAATCTTTATACCAGCTTCGGTTCTTCTAAACAACATATTAACCCTAATAATATAATAGTAACTCATTAAAACATTATTCTTTTAATCGACATGAAAAGTCACCAAATTATACAATTTTGGAAAGAGGAAGTTCTTTCCAATGGGAaatccacttttctaactcacAAGAAGGAATCTCGAGTAAATAGACAATTAACATAACAAGTCAATACACTCAAGACAAATAAGGTCAAATTTGTGAGGCAAATTTAGAGCAATGTTCAAATTAATAGTAATATTCCAACCATTTTCTTGATGTGTAAAGTGAATTTGCACAAAGGATCAAGTTCCAGCAACAACCCCACAAGACAAAGTCAATAGTGCAGATGCAGCTTATCTGAACTATTTCTATGCCTTGAAAATATTTACTAAATTATACTGGCTACTTGCATTTGCACCGAATATCTATCACCTAAGCACCCAAAATCCTACAAGATCTAATTCATGAAAGGCTGCTTGCAGGTTGTGTATATTCGACGTTAGCTTCCACAAAACGATTCTTGCTGAAACTTATTATATCCTCATATAACAGCAGCTCAGGTTTTAAGGACTGTTACTAACTACTCGAAGTAGCATGCTCAGAAGCCATAACATAAAGGAAACAACTTTCAATGAACAAGAGGCACCCAACTAATTCCTGAACTATGATTTGCAACTTCTCCATGAAAAACACCAATCTGCAGTATGATCAATTCCCAAGCACAACAACTGCTACTACTATGACTCAATCCTAAATTAGTTGGGTCAGTTACATGAATCCTCTACATCCACACCCTCCATTTGGGTTCGCTTCTTTCCAATACTTTATAATGATAGCAAACTGGAGGGTTCTCGAAAACTAAGAAAGACAACAATTCCCAGTTGGCCTAAACAGAAGGTTAAATTGAGGTATCAACAGGCACATGTAGAATACAGCAAATAACTAGATTgaaacagagagagagagagagagagagagagagagagagagagagagctaacCAATGAACGCAGAGGTGGTGGCTCCATATGAACAAATCGGAGAGACATCTTAGAGATCTCAGAGATAGCAGCCTCTCGAATATCAGCAAGGTCACTGGTTAACTCTTCATAGGCCGCCTCGAATGCCTCCTGCCAAAACTTAGGCAATCTGATCCGAGGAGTATTAGTATACACATCCCACATATGCTTCACCAACTTCTCCCTCTCTTCCATTTCCTACCAAATAAgatcaaatcattttctcaaagaaTCAAATCAAACACTATTATAATGTACCCCCCCTGCACCCAAATTATTTGCCAGTGTTAGCTTATGAATAGTCAATTTAACTAATTCTCCTAGCTAAATCGAACTAGATTGTTCCTCATTtacaaattaaaattttacaattcttctCGTATCAAAATGGTAAAAACATTTAAGTTACATACATACTATTTTTTATACTATCAGTGAATTTTAACCTATAATAGCAGGTTAGTAAGTAACCATTTTCACTATCAATTAACGCTTATCAAAATATTTACTTGTATTACCTATTAAGTGATctgattgtataaatattttctaCATTTAAGTTACGTACACTGACAATGTAAAGAGTTTGTACACTATCAGTGAATTTTAACATGTCATAGCAGATTAATTACCTTCATTTACTAGATTACCGATTAATTTTTAAGATTTACAAGTATTTACCTATTAAGTGAGATGATCGTGCAAAAATCATAGTCAAAATTGAACAATAATGGATGAActtatttacaaaaagaaaaagtataGGGCATAGTAACCATACGATGACGTCGAGATTATCGGAGAGAGGCACATTGAAGTAATCGGAGAGACCGTTGAGGTTGCCGGCGGACCATCGGAGAGTAACAGTACCAGTAAACATTGACCAAAATGCTAGCAGAAGAATAGCGGCTAATGCCCAGAACTTGTACCGACCACGACCGAATATTGTGGCATCAGATGTGGAATTCTTCGAATATGTTGAAATTGTATTTGATGATGAATGTGTTGTAGGTGTTGAAACTGGTATGGATTCATCATCCTTCATTTCCACAATGATATATGGGTGTAAATTTGTTTGTTGAATGTGAAATCTCTGTGTCTGAAGGGGGATACTCAGATGTGGATGTACAGTTGAGTCGatcagagagagagagaatctgTGTTACCGGGAAAGGGAAGGGATCTATGATTTTGCGGGCTAGCCACGTTGAATGGGAAGAGTTTGTTATTACGCGTGGATTGGATTGTAGTAAAATATGGCAACCGGCACGTTTAGCTATCAATAacatatatatttacttttaagccactatttaaaatgtctttagtctttagtcattgctttaataaattttaactatccggacgaaaatacccttctgctcataTTCTTAACTTTTAAACTTAACTTGAGGACTTCAGgattacatgtccttaacttttgaacttgtaactctaagttcaggactacatgtccttaagaCTTTAGgattacatgtccttaacttttgaacttaacttcaggactacatgttgtcacgacccaattcccgaacccggtcgtgatggtgcctctcgtgaagacaaggccagccagaccaaacagaacacctcttttaaacagttaaatatcataaatagttctaaagcatgatataatattcataatttgcggaattaacgATAACCTCAGTAAAAACCattccgacacagcccaaaccggggtgtcacaagtcatgagcaactaagaaattcggatacaagtctactgaacactaaatctgatacaatagttctaagaacatgaaaatgataagataaaggaggcacggggctgcggacgccaacagctacctcgtagtctccgaatcactgtctggactgggaggatcagcaTTCAGGAgcgactctgcgatgcctgaatctgcacacagggtgtagggagtaatgtgagtactccgacttagtgagtaataattataaataatggctgaaagcatgaAAACAGGTAAGGCACAAAGTAATTGTATATCAAAGTAGTAAAAATTacgtaaagcagtaaatcagtgaggaagtcaagtgaaatctctttaaatcaggtaaaacaggtaatttcGCAGGTAAATAACGAGTAgaaatttgcccctcgggcacagtatcaatcactcagaatagtatcagctcctcgggctcactctcatcacTAGTGCTCATTCTCAGCTCTCGACCCATGTATCTCTCATAATAACAGCAATCAGAATAACCGTTgctgcgtgcagcccgatccgtacatcgctgcggcgtgcagcccaatccatatagaCAGTCggctgcgctcactgggggtgtgcagactccggaggggctcctacagcccaagcgctatattgctgcggcgtgcagcccgatccatataagtattgttgcggcgtgcagcccgatccataacatatataatatcctcaccattgggttctcaacccctctcagtcattaaccttacaGTCTCTCGGGCACAATAACAAGAGATAAGGATCCCAGCCCACAAATTCCTCTTATTTAGGAGTAATATGATAAAACCCGCTCGAATCATTTAAAACAGatagaaacatgactgaggatatgatttttaacaagtatagcgaggaaaatcagtcaaaatctccgaagggttcagatagttggcacgaagcccaaatatggcaatcagtccaaattatgatgataacaaataaaatttcagtcaaatacacggtaaaaatcatcaatcgggacgaaccaagtcacaatctccagtagtaaaagacttcacgctcatcatccagcgcgtgtctcacctcaacatagcactacgatgtgcaatccggggtctcaaaccctcaggacatcattttcaatcattactcacctcgaatcggctaattctctagctcgcgatgcctttgcccctcgaattggcctccacgtgcgttgaatctatccaaaatcagaacgaatacgtcacaatatgctaagggagcaaagcccaagcgaaaacattcgaaaaatatcaaaaattccgaaattagcaaaacccgagcctcgggcccacgtctcgaaatcgggtaaaatttacatttttagaatcctcataccctcacgagtctaaccataccaaaattatccaattccgataccatttggtccttcaaatcatcattttatatttttgaaaggtttcacaattttcttcccaaattccatcccaaatcatgaattaaatgatgaattcaatgatagattcatgtactctagccaaatctgagttagaatcacttaccccgatgaatttcttgaaaaaccttcgaaaaatcgccaaaatccgagctctctaggtcaaaatattaaataaaacccaaaaccttgtatttataaagtacccctcagatttcaaCCTCCGCAGTCCGCACAGAAccaccgcggcccgcacaaagCCACCACGACCCGCACAAAATTACAGCGGCCCGCACAAAACCACCACGACCGCACtttattttgtgcggtccgcacaacacataACGCGGccacacttctttttgtgcggtccgcgccggtgggttccgaggcctgcaaccctcctggacctgctacagctgtGATTTTGGCCTAAatcat
This window encodes:
- the LOC107805370 gene encoding uncharacterized protein LOC107805370 yields the protein MKDDESIPVSTPTTHSSSNTISTYSKNSTSDATIFGRGRYKFWALAAILLLAFWSMFTGTVTLRWSAGNLNGLSDYFNVPLSDNLDVIEMEEREKLVKHMWDVYTNTPRIRLPKFWQEAFEAAYEELTSDLADIREAAISEISKMSLRFVHMEPPPLRSLAVRELSQKQAEDKQRTAKGIWLSAVLMEENKREEKRGPD